From a single Pseudomonas cremoricolorata genomic region:
- a CDS encoding TIGR02450 family Trp-rich protein, producing MNRFNPAKLKLSKWTATQPVNREKHFLVTDLEHDEAGVLLRIELQAVHSGRSEWLDWRVLRDAQVWAMGWR from the coding sequence ATGAATCGCTTCAACCCCGCGAAACTCAAACTGTCGAAATGGACCGCGACGCAGCCGGTGAACCGTGAAAAGCACTTTCTGGTCACCGATCTGGAGCACGACGAAGCGGGCGTTCTGCTGCGCATTGAACTGCAGGCCGTGCACAGCGGGCGCAGCGAGTGGCTCGACTGGCGGGTGCTGCGCGACGCGCAGGTGTGGGCGATGGGCTGGCGTTAG
- a CDS encoding type II toxin-antitoxin system ChpB family toxin, translating to MKRGNFSRGDIVRLNLQPVAGREQQGVARPALVLTAATFNRLGLAVVAPITQGGDFARHRGFAVTLSGAGTETQGVVLCNQLRSVDLEARCHESRGGGGWGGSGRVGSSSNII from the coding sequence ATGAAACGCGGCAACTTTTCCAGAGGCGACATTGTGCGGCTAAATCTGCAACCGGTTGCAGGCAGGGAGCAGCAAGGTGTTGCCAGACCTGCTCTTGTATTGACAGCCGCTACTTTCAACAGGTTGGGGCTGGCAGTTGTCGCCCCCATCACCCAAGGCGGTGATTTTGCGCGCCACCGCGGTTTTGCAGTGACTCTAAGTGGGGCAGGAACTGAAACGCAGGGTGTCGTTCTGTGCAATCAACTGCGCAGCGTTGATCTCGAAGCACGGTGCCATGAGAGTCGAGGCGGTGGCGGATGGGGTGGTAGTGGACGCGTTGGCTCGAGTTCAAACATTATTTGA
- the nadC gene encoding carboxylating nicotinate-nucleotide diphosphorylase — MPNLRLADLTAEIEANVRRALLEDLGSGDITAQLIPAERLAKATIITREACVIAGSAWVDAVFRQLDPRVAVHWQVVDGQRAEANQALFHLEGPARSLLSGERTALNFLQMLSGVATRAAALARLVEGTGVRLLDTRKTLPGLRLAQKYAVTCGGCDNHRIGLYDAFLIKENHIAASGGVAAAVKAAHGIAPGKPVEIEVENLQELREALEAGADIVMLDELSLDDMREAVRITAGQAKLEASGGVNEQTLRVIAETGVDYISIGAMTKDVKAVDLSMRLSL, encoded by the coding sequence ATCACCGCTCAGCTGATTCCCGCCGAGCGCCTGGCCAAGGCCACCATCATCACCCGTGAGGCCTGCGTGATTGCCGGCAGCGCCTGGGTCGACGCCGTGTTCCGTCAGCTCGACCCGCGCGTCGCAGTGCACTGGCAGGTGGTCGACGGTCAGCGCGCCGAGGCCAATCAGGCATTGTTCCACCTCGAAGGTCCGGCCCGCTCACTGCTCAGCGGCGAGCGCACGGCGCTGAACTTCCTGCAGATGCTCTCGGGCGTCGCCACCCGGGCGGCCGCCCTGGCACGCTTGGTAGAAGGGACGGGGGTACGCCTGCTGGACACCCGCAAGACCTTGCCGGGCCTGCGCCTGGCACAAAAGTATGCGGTGACCTGCGGCGGCTGCGACAACCACCGCATCGGCCTGTACGACGCCTTCCTGATCAAGGAAAACCACATCGCCGCCAGCGGCGGGGTTGCCGCTGCGGTCAAGGCCGCACACGGCATCGCTCCGGGCAAGCCGGTGGAAATCGAAGTGGAAAACCTGCAAGAGTTGCGTGAAGCGCTAGAGGCGGGGGCCGATATCGTCATGCTCGACGAGTTGAGCCTGGATGACATGCGCGAAGCGGTGCGCATCACTGCCGGCCAGGCCAAGCTGGAAGCCAGTGGCGGGGTCAATGAGCAGACCTTGCGGGTGATTGCAGAAACCGGAGTGGACTACATTTCCATCGGCGCCATGACCAAGGACGTCAAGGCGGTCGACCTGTCGATGCGCCTGAGCCTGTGA
- a CDS encoding FKBP-type peptidyl-prolyl cis-trans isomerase, with product MLIAANKAVSIDYTLTNDAGEVIDSSTGGAPLAYLHGASNIIPGLEKALEGKQAGDELNVTIEPEEAYGEYSAELVSTLNRSLFEGVDVLEVGMQFHASAPDGQMQIVTIRDVDGDDVTVDGNHPLAGQRLTFKVKVVHVRDATEEELAHGHVHGEGGHHH from the coding sequence ATGCTGATCGCCGCCAACAAGGCTGTCTCTATCGACTATACCCTGACCAACGACGCTGGTGAGGTCATCGACAGCTCCACCGGCGGTGCGCCGCTGGCGTATCTGCACGGTGCCTCGAACATCATCCCAGGCCTGGAAAAAGCCCTGGAAGGCAAGCAGGCCGGCGATGAGCTGAACGTCACCATCGAGCCTGAAGAGGCCTACGGCGAATACTCGGCCGAACTGGTCAGCACCCTCAACCGCAGCCTGTTCGAAGGCGTCGACGTGCTGGAAGTAGGCATGCAGTTCCATGCTTCCGCGCCGGATGGCCAGATGCAGATCGTCACCATCCGCGACGTCGATGGCGACGACGTGACCGTCGATGGCAACCACCCGCTGGCCGGTCAGCGCCTGACCTTCAAGGTCAAGGTCGTTCACGTGCGCGACGCCACCGAGGAAGAACTGGCCCACGGCCATGTTCACGGCGAAGGTGGCCACCACCACTGA
- the trxB gene encoding thioredoxin-disulfide reductase, with protein MSEVRHSRVIILGSGPAGYSAAVYAARANLKPLLITGLQAGGQLTTTTEVDNWPGDPHGLTGPALMQRMQEHAERFETEIVFDHINAVDLASKPYTLTGDSGTYSCDALIIATGASARYLGLPSEEAFMGKGVSACATCDGFFYRNKPVAVVGGGNTAVEEALYLANIASKVTLVHRRDTFRAEKILIDKLNARVAEGKIELKLNATLDEVLGDNMGVTGARLKNNDGSFDEITVDGVFIAIGHTPNTSLFEGQLTLKDGYLVVAGGREGNATATNVEGVFAAGDVADHVYRQAITSAGAGCMAALDVERYLDGLANASF; from the coding sequence ATGTCTGAAGTTCGTCACTCGCGGGTCATCATTCTGGGTTCCGGCCCTGCCGGCTACAGCGCTGCGGTGTACGCCGCCCGTGCCAACCTCAAGCCGCTGCTGATCACCGGTCTGCAGGCGGGCGGCCAGCTGACCACCACCACCGAAGTCGACAACTGGCCGGGCGACCCCCATGGCCTGACCGGCCCGGCGCTGATGCAGCGTATGCAGGAACACGCCGAGCGCTTCGAGACCGAGATCGTCTTCGACCACATCAACGCCGTCGATCTGGCCAGCAAGCCCTACACCCTCACTGGTGACAGCGGTACCTACAGCTGCGACGCGCTGATCATCGCCACCGGCGCCAGCGCCCGTTACCTGGGCCTGCCGTCGGAAGAAGCGTTCATGGGCAAGGGTGTTTCCGCCTGCGCCACGTGCGACGGTTTCTTCTACCGCAACAAGCCAGTGGCTGTGGTCGGTGGCGGCAACACGGCTGTGGAAGAGGCGCTGTACCTGGCCAACATCGCCAGCAAGGTGACCCTGGTACACCGCCGCGATACCTTCCGCGCCGAGAAGATCCTGATCGACAAGCTCAACGCCCGCGTGGCCGAAGGCAAGATCGAGCTCAAGCTCAACGCCACCCTCGACGAAGTGCTGGGTGACAACATGGGCGTGACCGGTGCGCGCCTGAAAAACAACGATGGCAGCTTCGACGAAATCACCGTCGATGGCGTGTTCATCGCCATCGGTCATACGCCGAACACCTCGTTGTTCGAAGGCCAACTGACCTTGAAGGACGGCTACCTGGTCGTCGCCGGCGGCCGCGAAGGCAATGCCACCGCCACCAATGTCGAAGGCGTGTTCGCCGCCGGCGACGTGGCCGACCACGTCTACCGCCAGGCGATCACCTCGGCCGGTGCCGGCTGCATGGCCGCGCTGGATGTCGAGCGCTACCTCGACGGCCTGGCCAACGCTTCGTTCTGA
- a CDS encoding OmpA family protein — protein sequence MFSLRPLIVLATAAALMTGCASQNPYENQGQAQGSSGMSKTAKYGGLGALAGAVAGAAIDHNHRGKGAMIGAAAVGAAAAGYGYYADRQEKALRESMANTGVEVQREGDQIKLIMPGNITFATDSSNIAPSFYSPLNNLASSFKQFNQNTIEVVGFTDSTGSRQHNMDLSQRRAQAVGTYLSSQGVDGSRISVRGLGPDQPVASNADANGRAQNRRVEVNLKPIPGQQYQQQGQQQGQVQQYP from the coding sequence ATGTTCTCCCTGCGTCCTTTGATCGTTCTCGCCACCGCTGCTGCGCTGATGACCGGCTGTGCCAGCCAGAACCCCTATGAAAACCAAGGTCAGGCACAAGGCTCGTCGGGCATGAGCAAGACCGCCAAGTACGGCGGTCTCGGCGCTCTGGCCGGTGCCGTTGCCGGCGCGGCCATCGACCACAACCACCGTGGCAAGGGCGCGATGATCGGCGCCGCTGCCGTCGGTGCCGCCGCGGCCGGCTATGGCTACTACGCCGACCGCCAGGAAAAGGCCCTGCGTGAAAGCATGGCCAACACCGGTGTCGAAGTGCAGCGTGAAGGCGATCAGATCAAGCTGATCATGCCAGGCAACATCACCTTCGCCACCGACTCGTCGAACATCGCGCCGAGCTTCTACTCGCCGCTGAACAACCTGGCCAGCTCGTTCAAGCAGTTCAACCAGAACACCATCGAAGTCGTCGGTTTCACCGACAGCACCGGCAGCCGTCAGCACAACATGGACCTGTCGCAGCGCCGCGCCCAGGCCGTGGGCACCTACCTGAGCTCGCAAGGTGTCGATGGCTCGCGGATTTCCGTGCGTGGCCTGGGCCCGGACCAGCCGGTCGCCAGCAACGCCGATGCCAATGGCCGTGCGCAAAACCGTCGCGTGGAAGTCAACCTCAAGCCGATTCCAGGCCAGCAATACCAGCAACAGGGTCAACAGCAGGGTCAGGTTCAGCAGTACCCCTGA
- the pta gene encoding phosphate acetyltransferase, which yields MQTFFIAPTDFGVGLTSISLGLVRTLERAGLKVGFFKPIAQPHPGDTGPERSTELVARTHGIRPPTPLSLGEVERMLGDGQLDELLELIVNLYQQACHGKDVVVVEGMVPTRNASYAARVNLHLAKSLDAEVILVSAAEHEVLSELSGRVELQAQLFGGPRDPKVLGVILNKVRTDESMADFARRLREHSPLLRGDDFRLLGCIPFQAELNAPRTRDVAELLGAQVLNAGDYEQRRMNTIIICARTVANTVPLLKPGTLVVTPGDRDDIILAVSLAAINGVPLAGLLLTSDSKPDPRILGLCHGALQAGLPILSVSTGSYDTATQLNSLNREIPVDDRERAEFITDFVASHLDAVWLHQRCGTPRELRLSPAVFRYQLIQRAQQADKRIVLPEGAEPLLVQAAALCQARGIARCVLLARPDEVHAVARAQGISLPADLEILDPEQIRSRYVEPMVELRKSKNLNAPMAEQQLEDPVVLATMMLALGEVDGLVSGLVHSTANTIRPALQLIKTAPGCSLVSSVFFMLFPDQVLVYGDCVMNPHPSAPELAEIARQSAVSADAFGIAPRVAMISYSTDSASDEEVGKVREATHLAQQAVPELLIDGPLQYDAAANPDIARQLAPDSQVAGRATVFVFPDLNTGNTTHKAVQRSADGVSLGPMLQGLRKPVNDLPRGAQVDDIVHTIALTAIQASQVQ from the coding sequence ATGCAGACATTCTTCATCGCGCCGACCGACTTTGGCGTCGGCCTGACCTCGATCAGCCTGGGCCTGGTTCGCACCCTCGAGCGTGCCGGGCTCAAGGTCGGCTTCTTCAAGCCCATCGCCCAGCCGCATCCAGGCGATACCGGTCCGGAGCGCTCAACCGAACTGGTGGCCCGCACCCATGGCATTCGTCCGCCCACGCCGCTGAGCCTGGGTGAAGTCGAACGCATGCTCGGCGATGGCCAACTGGACGAACTGCTCGAGCTGATCGTCAACCTCTATCAGCAAGCCTGCCACGGCAAGGATGTGGTGGTGGTCGAAGGGATGGTGCCGACGCGCAACGCCAGCTACGCCGCGCGGGTCAACCTGCACCTGGCCAAGAGCCTGGATGCCGAGGTGATTCTGGTTTCGGCGGCCGAGCACGAGGTGCTCAGCGAACTGTCCGGGCGGGTCGAGTTGCAGGCGCAACTGTTCGGCGGGCCACGCGATCCGAAGGTGCTGGGGGTGATCCTCAACAAGGTACGCACCGACGAGAGCATGGCCGATTTCGCCCGGCGCCTGCGCGAGCATTCGCCGTTGCTGCGCGGTGACGACTTCCGCCTGCTGGGCTGCATCCCGTTCCAGGCCGAGTTGAATGCCCCGCGCACCCGCGACGTCGCTGAATTACTCGGCGCCCAGGTGCTCAATGCCGGCGATTATGAGCAACGCCGCATGAACACCATCATCATTTGTGCCCGCACCGTGGCCAACACCGTGCCGCTGCTCAAGCCCGGCACCCTGGTGGTGACCCCGGGCGATCGCGACGACATCATCCTGGCCGTGAGCTTGGCGGCGATCAATGGTGTGCCCCTGGCCGGTCTGCTGCTGACCAGCGACAGCAAGCCCGATCCGCGCATCCTCGGCCTTTGCCACGGCGCGCTGCAGGCCGGCCTGCCGATTCTGTCGGTGAGCACCGGCTCGTACGACACCGCGACCCAGCTCAATTCGCTCAACCGCGAAATTCCGGTGGACGACCGCGAGCGCGCCGAATTCATCACCGATTTCGTCGCCAGCCACCTCGATGCGGTCTGGCTGCACCAGCGCTGCGGCACGCCGCGCGAGCTGCGCCTGTCGCCTGCGGTGTTCCGCTATCAGCTGATCCAGCGCGCCCAGCAGGCCGACAAGCGCATCGTGCTGCCCGAAGGCGCCGAGCCGCTGCTGGTGCAAGCCGCCGCGTTATGCCAGGCGCGTGGTATCGCCCGCTGCGTACTGCTGGCCAGGCCCGATGAAGTCCATGCGGTGGCCCGCGCTCAAGGCATCAGCCTGCCGGCCGATCTTGAAATTCTCGACCCCGAGCAGATTCGCAGCCGCTATGTCGAACCGATGGTCGAGCTGCGCAAGAGCAAGAACCTCAACGCGCCGATGGCCGAGCAGCAGCTTGAAGACCCGGTGGTGCTGGCGACCATGATGCTGGCCCTGGGCGAGGTCGATGGCCTGGTGTCGGGCCTGGTGCACTCCACCGCCAATACCATTCGCCCGGCGCTGCAACTGATCAAGACCGCACCCGGCTGCAGCCTGGTGTCGTCGGTGTTCTTCATGCTGTTTCCCGACCAGGTGCTGGTCTACGGCGACTGCGTGATGAACCCCCACCCCAGCGCACCGGAGCTGGCCGAGATCGCCCGGCAGAGCGCGGTGTCGGCCGACGCCTTCGGCATTGCCCCGCGGGTGGCGATGATCAGCTATTCCACCGACTCAGCCAGCGACGAGGAAGTCGGCAAGGTGCGCGAGGCCACCCACCTGGCGCAACAGGCGGTACCGGAGCTGTTGATCGACGGCCCATTGCAGTACGACGCCGCGGCCAACCCGGATATCGCCCGCCAGTTGGCACCTGATAGCCAGGTCGCCGGGCGTGCCACGGTGTTCGTGTTCCCTGACCTCAACACCGGCAACACCACGCACAAGGCCGTGCAGCGCAGCGCCGATGGCGTCAGCCTCGGGCCGATGCTGCAAGGCCTGCGCAAGCCAGTGAACGACCTGCCACGTGGCGCCCAGGTCGACGACATCGTGCACACCATCGCCCTCACCGCCATCCAGGCCAGTCAGGTGCAATGA
- a CDS encoding glutathione peroxidase yields the protein MSAFHQVKVQALKGGDLPLTTLKGKVLLVVNVASRCGLTPQYAALQMLHERYQAQGFSVLGLPCNQFAGQEPDDERTIEAFCSSEYAVSFPMSSKLDVNGPQRHALYRLLAGEGAEFPGDISWNFEKFLVGRDGRVLGRFAPRTLPNDRALIQAIDKALL from the coding sequence ATGAGCGCGTTTCATCAGGTCAAGGTGCAGGCATTGAAGGGCGGCGACTTGCCGCTCACCACCCTCAAGGGAAAAGTGTTGCTGGTCGTCAACGTGGCTTCCAGATGCGGGCTCACGCCGCAGTACGCCGCCTTGCAGATGTTGCACGAGCGCTATCAGGCCCAAGGTTTCAGTGTGCTTGGGCTGCCGTGCAATCAGTTCGCCGGGCAGGAGCCCGACGATGAGCGAACCATCGAGGCGTTCTGCAGCAGCGAGTATGCCGTGAGCTTTCCAATGAGTAGCAAGCTCGACGTCAACGGTCCGCAGCGACATGCGCTCTACCGTCTGCTGGCAGGCGAGGGGGCCGAGTTTCCGGGTGATATCAGCTGGAATTTCGAAAAGTTTCTGGTGGGCCGCGACGGCCGTGTGCTCGGCCGTTTCGCTCCGCGTACTTTGCCCAATGACCGGGCACTGATCCAGGCCATCGACAAAGCCCTGCTCTGA
- a CDS encoding AbrB/MazE/SpoVT family DNA-binding domain-containing protein yields MQIKIQQWGNSAVIRLPAALLRQLHLDIGSTLSLDREGQSLVLKPIGSAPCYTLEGLISECDPDAPEPEDMAAWNNLHPVGREE; encoded by the coding sequence ATGCAGATCAAGATTCAGCAATGGGGCAACAGCGCAGTCATCCGCTTGCCGGCAGCGTTGCTCAGACAACTGCACTTGGATATAGGCTCGACATTGAGCCTGGACAGGGAAGGACAATCGCTGGTCCTCAAACCCATCGGGTCAGCACCCTGTTACACCCTCGAAGGGCTCATATCTGAATGTGATCCAGATGCGCCCGAGCCCGAAGACATGGCTGCCTGGAACAACCTGCATCCTGTTGGGCGCGAAGAATGA
- the cysZ gene encoding sulfate transporter CysZ produces MPAPVLSGPQYLREGLRLVLSPGLRLFVLLPLAVNLLLFGALVYFAGHQFSLWVDTLMPALPQWLGFLTYILWPLFVVLVVLMVFFTFTLVANIVAAPFNGFLAEKVEVVARGEDTFPPFSWGELVAMVPRTFSREMRKLGYFLPRALGLFVLSFIPVVNVIAAPLWLIFGIWMMAIQYIDYPADNNKMSWQDMLAWLRSKRWQSMSFGGVTYLALLIPGVNVLMMPAAVAGATLFWVREKGDGRVVKTGDQRA; encoded by the coding sequence ATGCCCGCCCCCGTTCTGTCCGGCCCGCAATACCTGCGCGAAGGCCTGAGGCTGGTGCTCAGCCCCGGCCTGCGCTTGTTCGTGCTACTGCCGCTGGCCGTCAACCTGCTGCTGTTCGGCGCGCTGGTCTACTTCGCCGGCCATCAGTTCAGCCTGTGGGTCGACACGCTGATGCCCGCCTTGCCGCAGTGGCTGGGCTTTCTCACCTACATCCTCTGGCCGCTGTTCGTGGTGCTGGTGGTACTGATGGTGTTCTTCACCTTCACCCTGGTGGCCAACATCGTCGCCGCACCGTTCAACGGCTTTCTGGCGGAAAAGGTCGAGGTGGTCGCCCGTGGCGAAGACACCTTCCCACCGTTCAGCTGGGGCGAACTGGTGGCGATGGTGCCCCGCACCTTCAGCCGCGAGATGCGCAAACTCGGTTATTTCCTGCCACGTGCCCTGGGGCTGTTCGTCCTGTCGTTCATTCCCGTGGTGAACGTCATCGCCGCGCCGCTGTGGCTGATCTTCGGTATCTGGATGATGGCTATCCAGTACATCGACTACCCGGCCGACAACAACAAGATGAGCTGGCAGGACATGCTCGCCTGGCTGCGCAGCAAGCGCTGGCAGTCGATGAGTTTTGGCGGCGTGACCTACCTGGCACTGCTGATTCCGGGTGTGAACGTGCTGATGATGCCGGCGGCGGTGGCCGGGGCGACGTTGTTCTGGGTGCGGGAGAAAGGCGATGGCCGCGTTGTCAAAACGGGCGATCAGCGCGCCTGA
- a CDS encoding glycosyltransferase family 4 protein, which translates to MNTPPLHIVLVSETFPPEINGVANTLGRLSEGLRQRGHRVEVVRPRQRDDSPGQPGPDLLLIRGWPLPGYPGLQWGEVSMHRLLRRWRRQPPDVLYIATQGPLGLSALRAARRLGIAMVSGFHTNFPQYSGQYGLGLLARLLTFYLRAFHRRTAITLVPSLSQRLDLQRRGFERLALMARGVDAELFNPARRSQALRERWGLAADDIAVLQVGRLAAEKNLGLLEPCMAALQRAHPQRRLRLIVIGDGPQRTHLEQRLPDALFCGVQRGESLAEHYASGDLFLFPSLTETFGNVVLEAMASGLAVVAFDEAAAAQHIHHGHSGALAMPGDSAGFLEAACWLLEEDETLRRVRLNARQHARQQGWASIVEQFEGYLLAARSQSAAQAIPVKTIEMSKPSV; encoded by the coding sequence ATGAACACACCGCCTCTACATATCGTCCTGGTCAGCGAAACCTTTCCGCCGGAAATCAACGGTGTGGCCAATACCCTTGGCCGCCTGAGCGAGGGCTTGCGCCAGCGTGGGCACCGGGTCGAAGTGGTGCGGCCGCGTCAACGCGACGACAGCCCCGGCCAGCCCGGCCCCGACCTGCTGCTGATCCGCGGCTGGCCGCTGCCAGGCTATCCGGGATTGCAGTGGGGCGAGGTGTCCATGCACAGACTGTTGCGACGTTGGCGACGCCAGCCTCCGGATGTGCTGTACATCGCCACGCAAGGCCCGCTGGGGCTCAGCGCGCTGCGCGCAGCACGGCGCCTGGGCATCGCCATGGTCAGCGGTTTTCACACCAACTTCCCGCAGTATTCGGGTCAGTACGGCCTCGGTTTGCTGGCTCGGTTGCTGACCTTCTACCTGCGCGCCTTCCATCGACGCACCGCCATTACCCTGGTGCCCAGTCTCAGCCAGCGCCTGGATCTGCAACGCCGCGGTTTCGAGCGCCTGGCGCTGATGGCCCGTGGCGTCGATGCCGAGCTGTTCAACCCTGCCAGGCGCAGCCAGGCTCTGCGTGAGCGTTGGGGGCTGGCAGCTGATGACATCGCGGTCCTGCAAGTCGGGCGACTGGCGGCTGAGAAGAACCTGGGTCTGCTCGAACCGTGCATGGCGGCGTTGCAACGCGCGCATCCGCAGCGTCGGCTACGCCTGATCGTCATCGGCGATGGCCCACAGCGGACACACCTTGAACAACGGTTGCCCGATGCGCTGTTCTGCGGCGTACAGCGCGGGGAGTCTCTGGCCGAACACTATGCCAGTGGCGATCTGTTCCTGTTTCCCAGCCTGACCGAGACCTTCGGTAATGTCGTGCTCGAAGCGATGGCCTCGGGACTGGCCGTGGTGGCCTTCGACGAGGCGGCAGCGGCGCAGCACATCCACCACGGCCACAGCGGCGCGCTGGCGATGCCGGGCGACAGCGCAGGGTTTCTGGAGGCCGCCTGCTGGCTGCTGGAGGAGGATGAAACCTTGCGCCGTGTGCGCCTGAACGCGCGTCAGCATGCGCGCCAGCAAGGCTGGGCCAGCATCGTCGAGCAGTTCGAGGGCTACTTGCTGGCAGCCCGCAGCCAGAGCGCCGCGCAGGCGATACCGGTCAAAACCATTGAAATGAGCAAACCCTCGGTCTGA